Proteins from a single region of Papaver somniferum cultivar HN1 unplaced genomic scaffold, ASM357369v1 unplaced-scaffold_48, whole genome shotgun sequence:
- the LOC113342845 gene encoding probable E3 ubiquitin-protein ligase ARI8: protein MGTEDKNWSSDSDLEETVNDDLRSACNWPEKRYTVLKERDLRKLQEEDITEISTVLYIATASATILLRYYDWNVVRVQEAWFANEEKVRKDVGLLLENQLATIQSIESTIKCPICFHEFPRDGVCATFCGHLFCKLCWTQYVSKNISEGPGCLKMQCPEPSCAAAVGQDMINDLVSDEDKEKYSRYLVRSYVDDQRNIKWCPGPGCEYAVGFIGDNLGYCFFGDSSIYDVVCNNGHSFCWNCLGEAHRPVDCDTAGKWTMQNSNEPENLTWIFANSKPCPKCKRPIQKNQGGMHMTCRCGFEFCWLCLSDWSAHWESAGDYYSCNVYEKARAEGVYDEEEKIKKEAKDYLDKYAFYYERFVENQKSRLKAAESLQKFKSRDLAMLRYSYYKTDVELDFITDAWQQIMECRRVLKWSYVYAYYLPTSEHVRKPLLDYHQGEAELCLERLHECAEQEIQKYILYPQEDDAAGDFIHFLRKLRDLTSITRTYFENLVRSLENGLSEVGSR from the coding sequence ATGGGTACAGAAGATAAGAACTGGAGTTCTGACAGTGATCTAGAAGAGACAGTTAACGATGATCTTAGATCCGCTTGTAATTGGCCAGAAAAAAGATATACTGTGCTAAAGGAGCGAGATTTACGTAAGCTACAGGAAGAAGATATTACAGAGATATCTACTGTGCTTTACATTGCAACAGCATCGGCAACCATCTTGTTGCGATACTACGACTGGAACGTTGTCAGAGTGCAGGAAGCATGGTTTGCCAACGAAGAAAAAGTTCGCAAGGATGTTGGGTTGTTGTTAGAGAACCAATTAGCTACGATTCAATCCATCGAGAGTACAATCAAGTGCCCGATCTGCTTTCATGAGTTCCCTCGCGATGGTGTGTGCGCTACTTTTTGTGGTCATCTCTTTTGTAAATTATGTTGGACACAATATGTTAGCAAAAATATTAGTGAAGGACCTGGATGTTTAAAGATGCAATGTCCTGAACCATCTTGTGCTGCCGCTGTTGGTCAAGACATGATTAATGATCTGGTTTCTGATGAAGATAAGGAGAAGTATTCTCGTTACCTTGTCAGATCTTACGTCGATGATCAGAGAAATATCAAATGGTGCCCTGGTCCTGGCTGTGAGTATGCTGTTGGCTTTATTGGAGATAATTTAGGTTACTGCTTCTTTGGAGATAGTTCGATTTATGACGTTGTTTGCAATAACGGACATAGCTTTTGCTGGAATTGTCTTGGCGAAGCACATCGTCCGGTTGACTGCGACACTGCGGGAAAGTGGACCATGCAGAATAGTAATGAGCCTGAAAACCTAACTTGGATATTTGCCAACTCCAAACCATGTCCAAAATGCAAAAGACCAATTCAGAAAAACCAAGGGGGTATGCATATGACATGCCGTTGCGGATTTGAATTCTGCTGGCTCTGCCTTAGTGACTGGTCAGCTCATTGGGAGAGTGCAGGTGATTACTACTCGTGTAATGTTTATGAAAAAGCAAGAGCAGAGGGCGTATATGACGaggaagaaaaaataaagaaagaagctAAAGATTATTTGGATAAATATGCTTTTTACTACGaaagatttgttgaaaaccaaaagTCAAGGCTTAAAGCAGCTGAAAGCTTGCAGAAATTCAAATCTCGGGATTTAGCAATGCTTAGGTACAGCTATTATAAGACTGATGTTGAGCTTGACTTCATTACAGATGCTTGGCAACAGATTATGGAGTGCAGGCGTGTTCTAAAATGGAGTTATGTCTATGCATATTACTTGCCTACAAGTGAGCATGTAAGGAAACCACTCCTTGATTATCATCAAGGTGAAGCTGAGTTGTGCTTGGAAAGGCTCCATGAATGCGCAGAACAGGAAATTCAGAAATATATATTATATCCCcaagaagatgatgcagccggAGACTTCATACATTTCCTTAGAAAGCTTCGTGACCTGACCAGTATCACAAGGACTTACTTTGAAAACTTGGTTCGTTCGTTAGAGAATGGTCTTTCAGAAGTAGGCTCACGATAA
- the LOC113342846 gene encoding uncharacterized protein LOC113342846 — protein sequence MVLLLYVDDIILTGYSASLIDRLVTYFSVAFAMKYLVDLHFFLDIEAIRNVDGILLTQKKYALELMDKAKMLECNPCSTPVAKGQRVSISYGVLLTNPSEYRTIVGTLQYLCMKRPDICFGVNYVSQYMHSPIDVHMLLVKRILRYLKGSISIGITMRKGDIDSLTAYTDSDWGNCPETVRSTCGFAIFLGSSLVSWSSKKQPAIYGSTAEAEYECLLVATADLEWLSSVLSELHISLVQPITLYCHNTSAIYLTTIHVSHSRAKYIKIHYHVVRQLVASGFLSVQHIASENQLADLFTKGLCAPVFSSLLHQLSGTSLSSSNEDSSTTTATSSGVEDFTVATTVYCLSDVPYHVRHASV from the coding sequence ATGGTTTTGCTtctttatgtggatgatattattcTTACTGGTTATTCAGCAAGTTTGATTGATCGTTTGGTTACATATTTCAGTGTTGCCTTTGCAATGAAATATTTGGTGGATTTACATTTTTTCTTGGATATAGAAGCTATTAGGAATGTTGATGGTATTTTGTTAACACAAAAGAAATATGCTTTGGAGTTAATGGATAAGGCTAAGATGTTGGAATGTAATCCATGTAGTACACCTGTAGCTAAAGGTCAAAGAGTTTCAATTTCTTATGGTGTTTTGTTAACAAATCCTTCTGAGTATAGAACCATAGTTGGTACGCTTCAATACTTATGTATGAAAAGACCAGATATATGCTTTGGAGTTAACTATGTGAGTCAGTACATGCATTCTCCCATTGATGTTCATATGTTATTGGTTAAGAGAATTCTAAGATACTTAAAGGGTTCAATTAGTATTGGGATCACAATGAGAAAAGGTGATATTGATTCTTTGACAGCATACACAGACTCTGATTGGGGTAACTGCCCAGAAACAGTTAGGTCTACTTGTGGTTTTGCAATCTTTTTGGGGTCTTCTTTGGTTTCTTGGTCTAGTAAAAAACAACCTGCAATTTATGGATCTACAGCTGAGGCAGAGTATGAGTGTTTATTAGTGGCTACTGCAGATTTGGAGTGGCTTTCTTCTGTCTTGTCTGAGCTACATATTTCATTAGTTCAACCTATTACTCTATATTGTCATAATACAAGTGCAatatatttaacaactattcatgttTCTCATTCCAGggcaaaatacataaaaattcacTATCATGTTGTAAGACAGTTGGTTGCAAGTGGTTTTCTATCAGTACAACATATTGCCTCAGAGAATCAGTTAGCTGATCTTTTTACTAAAGGACTATGTGCTCCAGTGTTTTCTTCTTTACTGCATCAGTTGTCGGGAACTTCTTTATCATCTTCCAATGAAGATTCTTCTACAACAACAGCTACTTCCTCTGGTGTTGAAGATTTTACTGTTGCTACTACAGTTTATTGTCTTAGTGACGTTCCTTATCATGTTAGACATGCTTCAGTTTAA